A window of Costertonia aggregata contains these coding sequences:
- a CDS encoding ComEA family DNA-binding protein has protein sequence MKNFKSHFKFNTQERSGIFFLLLIIVFLQTCYFLYNSLSPKLSAPSFSLDKETQTTIDALKQIALEEDSVRIYPFNPNFISDYKGYTMGLSPKEIDRLHSYREQGKYVNSPKEFQDITLVSDSLLAIISPYFKFPEWTQNNRKTAYENSNVETKLDKKENSNIKIKDLNSVTAEELKLVNGIGEKLSARIIKFRDRLGGFLIDEQLYDVYGLEPEVVEGTLKYFKVLNAPEIEKIYIDTATVEELSKLVYLQKWVAESIVNYRNLNGSITSFDELSKIEGFPSERIDRIALYLSLKK, from the coding sequence ATGAAAAATTTTAAATCCCACTTTAAGTTCAATACACAGGAACGAAGTGGGATTTTCTTTTTGTTGCTGATTATCGTATTTCTTCAAACGTGCTACTTTCTTTATAATTCCCTTTCCCCCAAATTATCTGCACCTTCTTTTTCGTTGGATAAAGAGACACAAACTACGATCGATGCCTTAAAACAAATCGCCTTGGAAGAGGATTCGGTTAGGATATACCCATTTAATCCAAATTTTATTTCTGATTATAAGGGATACACCATGGGTTTGTCGCCAAAGGAAATAGACAGATTGCATAGCTATAGAGAGCAGGGCAAATATGTGAACTCTCCAAAAGAATTTCAAGATATCACTTTAGTGTCCGATTCGCTATTGGCCATTATTTCCCCATATTTTAAATTTCCGGAGTGGACGCAAAACAACAGAAAGACCGCATATGAAAATAGTAATGTTGAAACCAAACTCGATAAAAAGGAAAACTCTAATATCAAAATTAAAGATTTGAATTCGGTTACTGCCGAAGAATTAAAGCTTGTCAATGGTATAGGGGAGAAGCTATCGGCGAGAATCATCAAATTTAGGGATAGGTTGGGCGGTTTTTTGATTGATGAACAATTGTACGATGTTTATGGGCTAGAGCCGGAGGTAGTCGAAGGGACATTAAAATACTTTAAGGTGTTGAACGCACCGGAAATAGAAAAAATATATATTGATACAGCAACGGTCGAGGAACTCTCAAAATTAGTATATCTTCAAAAATGGGTGGCTGAGAGCATAGTAAATTACAGGAATCTCAACGGAAGTATAACATCCTTTGACGAATTATCAAAAATTGAAGGATTTCCTTCGGAGCGAATTGATAGAATTGCATTATATTTGTCGTTAAAAAAATAA
- a CDS encoding amino acid carrier protein, with amino-acid sequence MKKLLYFFSLLICFTATSQELEVKGKTYNPSSTINDGVIELEVNGGTPPYSYKWSNQNTPLTSKRSSGLVEGVSYNVVVTDANGETVTKVFTVETEAITEVFNGAMTPAVSALGSVLFWDPFAALGIYDPVAYADLKRIPIPNWSPDVDNKYVLKKWLKPEGAKVKKGEAVAIISKDNGADQTIMSNATGALKHLTAEGKVIYNSDNQEHIIEQGAHFFAEVRYDEPLVITHPNGDPVTKGIPFIVIWLVLGATFFTIRMGFINIRGFRHSLDLAKGKYDDPDAPGQVTHFQALATAVSGTVGLGNIAGVAVAVSLGGAGATFWMIVCGLLGMSSKFVECTLGVKYRDILPDGRVFGGPMNYLRYGLEKRNMKGIGKVLAGLFAVLAVGASFGGGNMFQANQSFEQLAGQFPVLAGNGFWFGIVTAILVGVVIIGGINSIANVTGRIVPVMASIYIIAALAVIIMNIQNIGPAFSAIIDGAFSPSALKGGIIGVLVVGFQRAAFSNEAGVGSAAIAHSTAKTNHPPSEGFVALLEPFIDTVVVCTLTALVLIFTGMHEVEGMAGAQLTSDAFGSQISWFPYVLALAVFLFAFSTMISWSYYGMRAWTYLFGKSKKTEFVYKMFFLVFVVVGASVSLGAVLDFSDMMILAMSFPNIIGLYIMSGEVKKDLGEYLRKLKANQLFKKQKVVE; translated from the coding sequence ATGAAAAAATTACTTTATTTTTTTTCACTCCTTATTTGTTTTACAGCTACTTCCCAAGAGCTTGAGGTCAAAGGAAAAACATATAATCCCTCCTCAACCATAAATGATGGGGTCATCGAGTTGGAAGTAAACGGGGGAACACCTCCATATTCCTATAAATGGAGCAATCAAAATACGCCGCTTACATCAAAAAGGTCATCAGGTCTTGTCGAGGGGGTTTCTTACAATGTAGTGGTGACCGATGCCAATGGCGAAACGGTCACTAAGGTTTTTACGGTTGAGACAGAAGCAATAACCGAAGTTTTCAACGGTGCCATGACACCTGCGGTAAGTGCTCTGGGTTCAGTACTCTTTTGGGACCCTTTTGCGGCTTTGGGTATATATGACCCGGTTGCCTACGCCGATTTGAAGCGCATCCCCATTCCCAACTGGTCTCCAGATGTGGATAATAAGTATGTATTGAAAAAATGGTTGAAGCCCGAAGGAGCAAAAGTTAAAAAAGGTGAGGCCGTTGCCATTATTTCAAAAGATAATGGTGCGGACCAAACCATAATGTCTAACGCTACGGGCGCATTAAAGCACCTGACTGCGGAAGGGAAGGTTATATATAATTCCGATAATCAAGAACATATAATAGAACAAGGTGCACATTTTTTTGCTGAGGTACGTTATGACGAGCCATTGGTCATCACCCATCCAAACGGTGATCCGGTTACAAAGGGTATCCCGTTCATAGTCATTTGGTTGGTATTGGGGGCAACGTTTTTTACGATAAGGATGGGCTTTATAAATATCCGTGGATTTAGACACTCTTTGGATTTGGCCAAAGGAAAGTATGATGATCCTGATGCACCGGGGCAAGTAACCCACTTTCAGGCATTGGCTACGGCTGTATCGGGTACGGTAGGTCTCGGCAATATAGCAGGGGTGGCGGTAGCAGTATCTCTAGGTGGTGCAGGTGCGACTTTTTGGATGATAGTCTGCGGATTGCTGGGTATGTCCTCAAAATTTGTGGAATGTACACTTGGGGTCAAATACAGGGATATCCTACCAGATGGTAGGGTTTTTGGTGGCCCCATGAATTACCTGCGATACGGTCTTGAGAAGAGAAATATGAAAGGTATTGGTAAAGTTCTTGCCGGCTTGTTCGCGGTATTGGCGGTCGGGGCTTCATTTGGTGGGGGCAATATGTTTCAGGCCAACCAATCCTTTGAACAACTGGCGGGTCAGTTTCCGGTCTTGGCTGGCAACGGTTTTTGGTTCGGTATTGTAACGGCCATTTTGGTAGGTGTCGTAATCATTGGCGGTATCAACAGTATTGCAAATGTTACGGGACGTATAGTACCTGTAATGGCATCTATTTATATCATTGCCGCTTTAGCGGTAATCATAATGAACATACAAAATATTGGTCCTGCTTTTTCAGCTATTATTGATGGGGCATTTAGTCCATCTGCTTTGAAAGGCGGTATTATCGGTGTTTTGGTGGTCGGTTTTCAACGGGCAGCCTTTTCCAATGAAGCTGGTGTGGGTTCTGCGGCCATAGCCCATAGTACGGCAAAGACTAACCATCCGCCTTCCGAAGGTTTTGTGGCACTTTTGGAGCCTTTTATTGACACGGTCGTGGTATGTACGCTCACGGCATTGGTATTGATATTTACAGGAATGCACGAAGTAGAAGGTATGGCCGGAGCACAATTGACTTCTGATGCATTTGGCAGCCAAATTTCCTGGTTTCCTTATGTTTTGGCTTTGGCGGTTTTCCTTTTTGCTTTCTCTACCATGATATCCTGGTCTTACTACGGTATGAGGGCTTGGACCTATTTATTCGGAAAAAGCAAAAAAACCGAATTTGTATATAAAATGTTCTTTTTGGTTTTCGTAGTGGTTGGAGCATCAGTGAGTTTGGGTGCCGTACTCGACTTTTCCGATATGATGATTTTGGCGATGTCTTTTCCCAATATTATAGGGCTTTACATCATGTCTGGCGAAGTCAAAAAAGACCTTGGCGAATATTTACGAAAACTAAAGGCCAATCAGCTATTCAAAAAGCAAAAGGTCGTGGAATAG